In Rosa chinensis cultivar Old Blush chromosome 1, RchiOBHm-V2, whole genome shotgun sequence, a genomic segment contains:
- the LOC112188280 gene encoding probable disease resistance protein At5g66900, which produces MEFIGVVFVQLFKVAVELAKSMKFQPILGQIESTLVSLKPLIEEMVGLNMGLELKSQALDKLQDEILEGLVLVRKCVKCSKVDFLKRIKYKKKLEKLDEFLKSLLQELKVEETRNVMLNLLLTKETSKKVDEMANDVKEILLGTEKHGGLLEELLQGEEESLLLIRKNYDQIERSEKEQKQFRGLVEWSMVNVPSKDDLPPINWDEVKASTLPVGFDKPMEELKTDLLKNGFQMLVLTGLQGSGKTTLAKHFCEDKDVKGTFKDNIFLVHVSKQLSCGDIVRRIVRKLNKYKKTESPDNIDDTVIAVEWLQQFLNKAGQNPILLVLDDVWPGSEFLLKKFNECKMSNCKILVTSIYNFPGFSSRYYFEPLDEYNAIILLQHSASRYKPACFTDDFARKVVERCRGFPLAIEEVGRSLGDRATESWDKSLSNWYENSTIIDSETDFFGFLQSSKDTLNEQMDTVKECFMDLGSFPENQRIPVAALIEIWAVLYKLEDAPSISNLYELTNQSLANHIFTMKEKIDVNGYYSEHFVTQHYLLRQLAIYETGQDPVEHRKRMIIDICGNNLPKWLKEHKDQPVKARLLSISTDNNFTENWHNMQLPEVEVLILNFHTKAYALPGFVKTMDKLKVLIVTNYGSEPAELRQFHLLDKLSDLKTIRLQNISLASISKNSLALKSLQKISLSRCSMAKAFSARRIQISDAFPNLVEINIDCCNDLEKSLDKFCSLTSLKKLSITNCDLSMLSEEIGELKDLELLRLRSCRDLHKLPDSIRKLKMLDVLDISDCLSLRTLPEDIGEMKSLRKLDVRQCNGLEKLPQSILNLKQLEEVLCDEVTENLWEPFLAKLSIKVTKEDIST; this is translated from the exons ATGAAATCCTGGAGGGCCTAGTTCTTGTCCGCAAGTGCGTCAAGTGCTCCAAGGTCGACTTCCTCAAACGGATAAAATACAAGAAAAAACTTGAGAAATTGGATGAGTTCCTCAAAAGTCTGTTACAGGAACTCAAGGTAGAGGAAACGAGGAACGTAATGTTGAACTTACTTTTGACAAAGGAAACCTCCAAAAAAGTAGATGAAATGGCAAATGATGTGAAGGAGATTTTGCTTGGGACGGAGAAACATGGCGGCCTACTGGAAGAATTGCTACAGGGTGAGGAGGAGAGCTTGCTTTTGATCCGGAAAAACTACGACCAGATTGAACGATCGGAGAAAGAACAGAAGCAGTTCAGAGGGTTGGTCGAGTGGAGTATGGTCAATGTGCCTTCAAAGGATGACTTGCCTCCAATTAATTGGGATGAAGTCAAAGCTTCCACACTTCCCGTTGGATTTGATAAACCTATGGAGGAATTGAAGACAGATCTTCTCAAAAATGGGTTCCAAATGTTGGTTCTGACTGGTCTTCAAGGATCCGGGAAAACCACTTTGGCAAAACACTTTTGTGAAGATAAGGATGTCAAAG GTACATTCAAGGACAATATCTTCCTTGTCCATGTTTCGAAACAGCTCAGCTGTGGAGATATTGTAAGAAGGATTGTAAGAAAACTAAATAAGTACAAGAAAACCGAGTCACCAGACAACATAGATGACACAGTAATTGCAGTTGAGTGGCTGCAACAATTTCTGAATAAAGCAGGACAAAATCCTATACTGTTAGTCTTGGATGATGTTTGGCCTGGATCGGAATTCCTTCTTAAGAAGTTCAATGAATGCAAAATGTCGAATTGCAAGATTTTGGTGACATCAATTTACAATTTTCCAGGATTTTCTAGCCGATAttattttgaaccattggatGAATACAACGCAATCATTCTTCTTCAACATTCAGCATCCAGATATAAGCCCGCTTGTTTTACAGATGATTTTGCTAGAAAG GTAGTTGAGCGCTGCAGGGGGTTTCCACTCGCCATTGAGGAGGTCGGAAGATCACTAGGTGATCGAGCAACAGAATCCTGGGATAAAAGTCTAAGCAATTGGTATGAAAATTCGACTATTATTGACTCAGAGACTgatttctttggctttctccaAAGCAGCAAAGATACCTTGAATGAACAGATGGATACAGTAAAGGAATGTTTCATGGACCTTGGTTCATTTCCTGAAAATCAAAGAATACCTGTTGCTGCCCTCATTGAAATTTGGGCGGTGTTATATAAGCTAGAGGACGCTCCATCCATTTCGAACCTCTACGAGCTCACTAACCAGAGTTTGGCTAATCATATCTTCACAAT GAAGGAGAAGATAGATGTCAATGGCTACTACAGTGAACACTTTGTTACCCAGCACTATCTGCTTAGACAGCTGGCCATATATGAAACGGGACAGGACCCAGTAGAACATAGAAAAAGGATGATTATAGATATCTGTGGAAACAATCTTCCCAAGTGGCTGAAGGAACATAAAGATCAACCAGTCAAGGCTCGCCTACTATCTATATCAACTG ATAACAACTTCACAGAGAACTGGCACAACATGCAACTACCAGAGGTTGAAgttctaattttgaattttcataCAAAGGCCTATGCTTTACCTGGATTCGTGAAGACAATGGATAAATTGAAGGTTCTGATAGTCACAAATTATGGTTCCGAACCTGCTGAATTAAGACAATTTCATTTACTGGATAAGTTGTCAGATCTGAAGACAATCAGATTACAGAACATTTCATTAGCTTCCATCAGTAAGAACAGCCTTGCATTGAAGAGTCTACAGAAGATATCTTTATCCAGGTGCAGTATGGCTAAAGCTTTCAGTGCCCGTCGCATACAGATTTCAGATGCATTTCCAAATTTAGTGGAAATTAATATTGATTGTTGCAATGATTTGGAGAAATCGCTTGATAAGTTCTGTAGTCTTACTAGCCTAAAGAAACTCAGTATTACCAACTGTGATCTATCTATGTTATCGGAAGAGATTGGAGAgttgaaagatttagaattgCTGAGGCTAAGGTCTTGTAGAGACTTGCACAAGTTGCCAGACTCAATTAGGAAACTCAAAATGCTAGACGTGCTTGACATATCTGATTGCTTGAGCCTAAGGACGTTGCCTGAAGACATTGGTGAAATGAAAAGTTTGAGAAAGCTCGACGTGAGACAGTGCAACGGACTGGAAAAGCTTCCTCAGTCAATTTTGAATCTTAAGCAGTTAGAGGAAGTGCTATGTGATGAAGTGACAGAAAATTTATGGGAGCCCTTCTTAGCCAAACTCAGCATAAAGGTGACCAAAGAAGATATTTCAACCTGA